DNA from Quercus lobata isolate SW786 chromosome 1, ValleyOak3.0 Primary Assembly, whole genome shotgun sequence:
AAATCTTTGCCCCCAAAATCAATACTTGAACAAGCGGTCACAATCTTAACAAGATTCCGATGCCGGATGTTCCTCAAGGCTTCGCATTCAACAATGAAGGTCTTGGAAGCTCCTTGCTTCTGAAGGTTGAGTACCTTGTCTGCAACATTTGGTTCATCTGGACCAAGTTTTCCTTTGTAGACACTACCAAAATTACCTGAACCAATCAAATTCCTCAAAGAGAATCCATTAGTTGCATTGAGTAATTCTTCATAAGAAATCTTTTGGTAGGTGCGTCCAAAGGAGGAAATGGAAAGGCATTTCTTCTTCGACTTTCTCAACAAGGAAAGAGTAAATAAAGAGATTGATGTCAAGcaaaaagtagctgcaatgctTATTGCCAGTATCAACTTAAAAGCAACATGCCTTCTATGTTTCTTGGATCCTTGACTGGGGCATGCTTGCATATGCAGCTCTTTGATGCCCCCACAAAGAGCACTGTTACCATAGACTTCAACTGCGCTAGCATTTCTGAAGACCCCTTCTATAGGTACCTCTCCCTCAAGATTGTTGAAAGACAGGTTTAAATTTTGCAACACGGGAAAATTTACCATATAGCTTGGGATTTGGCCGAACAAGGTGTTGTGGGAAAGATCAAGATATTGAATACCTTTTAACTTTCCTAGGTCAGGAATGGTTCCTTCGAAGAAGTTGCCTTGCATGTAAAGTGTTTCTAAGGACAAACAGTCCCCTAACTGGTCTGGAATCTTATTGGAAAGTTTGTTGTATGAAACGTCTAGTGAAACAAGAAGTTTCAGGTTTCCAACTTCTGATGGTAAAGAACCTGTCAAAGAGTTATGAGTCACATTAAGGACTATAGAAAGAGATGGAAGACCAATAAGTTCCGGGGGTATGGTGCCATTTAATTTATTATGGCAAAGGAGTACATCTAGGAGGTAGCTACAATTTCCAAGACTCGAGGGTATGCTCCCTTCCAAGCTGTTATTGTACAAATGGAGGAGCAGCAAATGAGTTAAGTTGCCAAAGGAAGATGGGATCTCCCCTGTCAATTTGTTGCACCCATGGACAGAGCGTTCAAGTTTGAGAGCTTCCCAATTGAAGGTGGAAGATTTCCTGTCAATATGTTTTGTTCCAGGTAAAGTTCAGATAGATTGACAAGATTTGAAATGTACGTAGGTATGCTCCCACCAATTAAATTCCCTCCTAACCGTAGCGACGTTAATTGGATTGAAAGGTTTGTTATGGAGTTAGGCAGCTCACCTCCAAGTTGGTTGTAGCTAACATCAAGCTTCTCTAAGTGGCTGCAATTGGTCAAAGTACTCAGAAAACTCAAATCATCAACTGAATAATTTCCCAGATAATTTGAACCAAAACCAAGCTTTTGAAGGTTTTTTAGATTGCCAAAACTTGTAGGTATGGTTCCTGTGAAATAGTTATATACTGTATCAAGGTGTTGAAAGTGTGAGACATTGGATAATGAAACTGGAATGGTTCCTGTAAATTGGTTTTCTCCCATCCAAAGTATCTGGAGATTTTGAAGAGCAATGCCTAAGTCAGGGTTGAGGTTACCAGAGAAGATGTTATCAGTCAAGGCAATATATGTGAGCGATGATAAATTGTATAGGGAAGGTGGAAAGACACCAGAAAGATTATTCGTGTCTACATCAAAATATTTCAAGCTTTTCATTTGGGCTACTGTATTTGGGATTTCCCCCTCCAAATTGTTAGATGCAAACGAAAGGTTTTGAAGAGAGGACAAGTTCCCCAGAGAAGGTGGGAACCTTCCACTTAAATTATTGTTGTCAAGAATTAGTATCTCAAGTTTTGACAAAAAGCCAAGTTCTGAAGGGATTCCTTGTACTAGCTGGTTCTTCTGGAGGTCAAGATTCCGGAGGTTGGAACAGTGAGACAGATTGACTGGAATTTCCCCTCCCAACAATAGATTATAACTCAAGTTCAAATTTTGAAGTCTGGTCAAGTAACCAGCTTCCGAGGGAATTTCACCGTGGAAAGAGTTACTTGAAAGATCGAGGGattgaaggaaagaaagattTCCAATATAAGGTGATATGTTGCCAACCAACCTTTTGTTTTTCTAGTCCAAACCGATGACTCTTTGGTGTTTGTTGCCACAGGTGACCCCAACCCACTGGCAGAAATGGAAAGACTCGTTCCAAGAAGCCAGGACACTGAGAGGGCTATCTATTATTTGGTACTTGAATTCGAGCAGTGCAAGTTTATCAGTCTCATTTGAAAGTGTGAAAGCCAAGGAAAATTTTGAGACCGATAAGGGGAGGAACAGAAGAAAGATGGCGCGGAAGGTTAGTGTGAAGAGTTGTGTTGTGGTCATAACTGGATGCTCCATCTGAGAGGAAGAAAGTAACTTCTTCAGGGAGAGGGAGTGATGCTGAGATTGGCAGGGAACTCTCACACGTATATATGAGAACAAACTTAACAACCTTTTAGATGGGTACAGCTCGTATTAATTAATCAGATTACCCATCTTCAATCTTTGACCAAGTCAAGTGGTCAAATCAAAGATTGtcatacaaatttttattacgTAGTACGTATCTATCTCTTTGTATTTATGTGCAGCTGATTTGGTCATAGAAATTAATTTACTGGATCATTGTTAAGGGGAGTGCTCAATGAAATATGGAGGTCTCTCTCAGCAGTGCGGTACATTTTCAAtttgtcttctttatttttttttattttattttttttttcattttgaattgcTGAGCTTACTCTGATTTTCAGTTTATAAtacataattgaaaattttctacgTAAGTTGTCTGCtatcattcatttttttgagtttcaacTCAGTATTACCTCGCTTTGTTCCACCCCACACCAGATCTATCATTTACTGTACTAGTTGAAGTTTCTAGAATAATGGggcaaaagagaaaaacatgaGACATCAGAAAAAGAAGTAGGTATTTCTctatgtttggatggagggatTGGAAATGAGAGTAGCGGGAAAGATTGctggaaaatattaaaatcaagTAAATCCCAGCCACCTTTCCCTGTCATTTCCTCTCCTCGCCCTCTGTTCCAAATATGCCCTTAGAAAAAAGCGGGGGAGGGGGAAATTTAAACAGGAGTAGGATGCACTCATACACTATATTAAAGAAATATGAGAAGATCAATATGGAAATTAGTTATGCCCAGGGAATCATGATCTTAAGACCACCATGCCAGTAGAAAAATATGATACAACACCTTGAAGGAAAAAGCGACTTTTTCTTGGAGTGTTTGAACTTATCACCCCCACTATAATTCTCAAAAGCAAGGGAAATTTCATGTAGACAAAATGCCTATTGCTGAATTTGTGTAACCATTTTAGTGCTTCAGGCTTTGGAACCTGCTGATATCTATCATCTATGATCTGATGGAAGTAATGCAAGATTTGCCACAAGTAATCTAAAATTTCGGTCAAAAGGTACACAACAACTTGATTAAtgccaccttttttttttcaaggcaGTTATTTCAGTGTTCACAAATTTCTTTTGAAGTTAGAAATTGCCTAAACGTATTTGGACTTAGTTACTTATTTGTTTTGAAAGAGGATTtgattttgttacattttttgggcttcttttgtgtgtgtgtgaatggAAAGACTATTCCTTGTCAAATAAATAATGTAGTACTTGTTAAGGAAATAATTAATAGTTCTTGTGTATCAAgaaattcatttcaattcttATATATAGATAGTACAGTAAACAAGTTGTctactcttcaaaaaaaaaaaaaaaaaaaacaagttgtCTACTATAAAGAGTTTAATGACTTTAAACTAAGGGTCCTCCCTCCCATATGAGAAGAAGAGTTTGCCTAACCACATAAATTCTCATCTCCATTGTGTTTGCTAGTTGTTCTTTATTTGTGGCTACTGTTATTTGTTCCAATCCGTGAGTGCCATTGCATAACATACAAGAAGTGGTACAGGCAGAAGCACTTCCCCGGTTGCATAGCACTTGGCAAGTCTATgattaccatttttttaatggaattggATTTATTGTTACTCAAATGTTTCTATTCGAGAAGCTGGACGTGCCATGAGTTCTGGTGCTAATAGCTATAACAGAGGAGTTTAGGATATGAGATAAGTCTAAATTGCATATCCATATGCTTCCATTTAACAAGATCCTCTGCTTGGGAGTGCCCTCTGAAGATTTCTTGAAATGGATCAGACCAAGTCTACAAGTACATTTTGCCTTTTCAATTCacttgttaataaaattttaccttCAATTGACATTGAGTGTGACATAAGCATaacaatcaaaattattttatcagaAAGTCTGTGGACACAACTTGTGTTACATATTGTCACAATCCTGAGATGTGTGATTATGAAtggtaaaaagaaaatgatctgaaaaaatatatgagaaaaattacattttgtcaCCAATCATAATTTTACAtatcatcaaattgtaacaacaaaaattatggcaaaatgtgtgatcataaaaaaaaatctgttatTTTATTCAAGTAAAAGTTATTGTtgtaacaacaaaaattatggCAAAATGTGTGATCATAAAAAAAACCTGTTATTTTATTCAAGTAAAAGTTATTGTTTTTCCCTGTCGCTTTCCCTTGCTTTTACTTTTTCACACAATTTACCATATAGTAATCATAGTGTACCTCGTACATCTGCTCTAGACCAAGTAAAAACATTGActgtttattttgtattttgaattCTTAAGATTAAGAAGCTGGAACCAAGCACATCCACGGAGAAAATGACAGCCTCTTCAGATAACTCTGCTAATGTTATTGATTTATTCAAGTTGCATTATCATGACCTGAGATTTTGATAGAAATGAATCAGCTTTTGAGGATTAGGTGAAGTCTTTGAAGATTTACAAGTAAAAGTTATTGTTTTTCCCTGTCGCTTTCCCTTGCTTCTACTTTTTCACACAATTTACCATATAGTAATCATAGTGTACCTCATACATCTGCTCTAGACCAAGTAAAAACATTGAttgtttattttgtattttgaattCTTAAGATTAAGAAGCTGGAACCAAGCACATCCACGGAGAAAATGACAGCCTCTTCAGATAACTCTGCTAATGTTATTGATTTATTCAAGTTGCATTATCATGACCTGAGATTTTGATAGAAATGAATCAGCTTTTGAGGATTAGGTGAAGTCTTTGAAGAAGATTTACAATTAAAAGCTCGTCAAAATCTTTTACCATTTACAATTAAATCTTGCATACAGTACATTTTGACCCTTTCATAGCAGGGCATAATTGATGATCAACCCAGTAGTTGACCAACTAAGCTCAGACTCCCTTAATAATGTGACTTTGTAATAAATAAGTAGAAGAAGCAATTACCTTTGTAAGAAAGTATCACTCGCCCCTTTCTAAATATTATCCCTGACATGTTTACCTCGCATCATTAGGTCAGTGATAATGATGTGAATAAGGTCAAATTAGAAAATTAGATTGATGAACTAGCATGAGGACTACAACGAAAAGCACTGGACAATTCACAACCACTTGTACATAAGTGCAATTAGAAAATActttggcacaaaattgaagTCCACTTAGAAACGAGTTAGGCAGGTAAATCACCCGTGCTACGCATGGGATGTGAATTCTCTAATAATTTAAGAATTTTGTCcattaatatattaaactttacAATTAATGTCTTAATAAGTTATAAGATATAAGAGAAATACTAAACTTCCATGACATAGCATGCCCATTAGATAAGTGATAACTGGAAGATGAACATGGACGGCACCAAGTGTTAATTAGGGTGGTCACATGAACACCctgataaaaagaaataaaattaaaaaaatgaattttaaattaatatgggcCATTGACCatcttaggaaaaaaaaaaaaaaaaaaaaaacacttgaacTGTTGAACAcccttaataaaaatttgagcccattaaaaataaaattcaacctctccaaaattttggtccgTTGAATGTTGAACCAAAAAATTACTAGAAAtgctatgtttacaatattttcgtaacaaatcttaagtaggAGGTTGTTACtggtaaacaaaaaaataatttcagtggcaaattcaaattagaaccagtaaAAACTTACCAACTAGActttgttatgaaagtattgcaaaaatGTTTGGACATAGCACTTCTCAAAAATtgcccaaacaaacaaattaacctAAAAGTCCAAATCAAActtttaattgtgattttttaaattgtgttttcaaatggcatattttaaaatcactatttttttattaaaaaatgcaCACTTTTCAAATAGCTAATTTGTCAATGCTTGCTTTAATCTTTAGTCAAATTTGATGGATTTATGTGatgcatttttttcaaaaagacaatgaattttgaaatattgtTACTTATTAGGCAATATGTTGGTAATTGAATGGGAGATATGTTGGTAATTGAATGTGAGatcagtagtttttttttttttttttttttggataattataGTAAATCCACCTATGGTATGGCCCATTTTCACTTTACCTACtcgtggtttaaaactttacactttgcccacctaaACTTCAatctgttacccacctctgttaaaatcaggggtgaaaatgtattttatcttcacttttatgtctctctcttctaaaaacaaaaaataacaaaaaaaaaactcaaacaaacaaGATCAAAGAGGGGGTTTGTAGCTTGGGTTCAAGAACACACTACCTCTTGGTATGAACAATCTTGAGCCAatcaatccaaataaaattttcatattcaaacaaatcctaaaaaatatttacaaaaatccTACACTTGAAAGTGCTCTACtctaatttcacaaaaatcctATTAGACACTTTCAGTCATTCACAAAAATCATACAGAGCTTCACCTTAGttctctctcaaatctcaagCCAAAACCAAAGCAAACCCCTCTTCAAAACCCAGACCCACCACACCTatcaacacaaacacaaacccactaCACCCACagcaaagaaaataagatagcagagagagagaagtggatCGAAGTCGCAGTCGGAGCCAAACTCAACGTGAAGGAACCCATGGCCAAAGCTAGAACTTGCACTGCTGCAATGGTTCTTTCACAACCACCATTAACGACCACGGTTCTTTCTCTCACCTTTGCTGGAACTCATTTGAAACCCTTTGATTCTCTCCTGCTACTTCCAATTTGAGAATGAGATTAGGTTTTacgttgggtttggttttgggggTTTGTTAATTTATTGCAATTTGATTGGATTTAACTCAGTGGGCCTCATGTATTCATTATTTTATCTAACTTTCCCTTTGGTGGAtggagatttttgtttttttttttttgccctttGGCCCCTTCGTATATTAAGAATAAatatatgggtttgatttcaTGAGTTGTGGTTGTATAGATTACAGTAGATGTGCTTTTGGTTGCCGCTGGAATACAATTCCATGTTTGAGTTTTCTATCTAGAAATGTTAAAAGAGTGCCATAACAAGAATCGTGTTAGTGGGGTCCAATGTAGTATATTAGATTAGAATAGAGTTCTTTGATTTTGGAAGCTAtcggattttttttatttatatttgatttgtaTTCCTCCACTTTGTTCTTGTAGAAGTTTTTAAGCAATGGAAACCCTAGCATTTTGattcttgttatatttgtttttgcctaaaaatgtgtttttctaaagGCAAacggagaggtgggttacggaaggCTAACAGAAGTTACCTCAGGTAGgcaaagtgtaaagttttaaaccacaGATAGGCAAAGTGAAAATGGGTCATACCACATGTGAGCTTATTGTAATTAtcccaataattttttaattatgatgATGGAAGGcaaaacaaactttctcaagattcaaaaggaaaaagaggtaGAAAAAGTATTCattcttaaataaaatttaattacaaaattttgtacatcATCAAAGTTCATTAGAAATTGCCAATTACAAAAAGAAACTTGCTTAAAATACAGACTTTCTCACCCTATATCCAAAAAACATACTACctctataaaaatttataaatcaaggaaaaaaaaatgaaacaagcAATTTTAAGACCAAATCTCaacaaaaacatgattgaaaatttaagggggaaaaaaaacattaaaatccaaaatctcTCTCCAATATTCAAGATAGAGAAAAAGGTAtctaaaaaatctataacaaattttttttttttaaatcaattaaaatgaTGTTAAAGCCATAAAATTCAATTACTCAAAGGTtaggtttctctccaaactagtttaaaaagaaattgttcaaGCTCttcctatatctttttattaaatgtgaattttgaaaatttctcaAACCAAATTTATAAGGGAGAAGGTCTATGTTGGGGaatcaaaacaccaaaacatatCAACCAGAAGAAAGTTGCATAAAAGAATAGAATTTCATCGAAAATGtagctaaaataataataaataaaccaaaagagGGAAATCAATTAGAGAGGTAGAATAATCACTTTTGTTTATAGTAGGAATCACATGTAATGAACGGGAGAGAGGTGCAAAGAAAGTAATAGGAAATTTATAGTAAAGAAGATGGGGAGATGAAGAGTTGGTGGAAGAATAATGGTAAGGTGAGGAATTATGGGGAGAAGTGTTGGAAGAATGATGGGGACAAAAAAAGCCAATATATTGTATAGATATTATTATCtctttatatttaatattataaaaaatgaaaaaaaaaatgttaatagaAAATGAGTGAATTGGTTGATGATATGACACAATAGGAACTTTGTAAAATTAAATGCAATGCCTCCAATATTAAATGAGTGAATTTAAAGCTTTGCTTAGGTGGAAAGTTAAAAGTGACATAATGGTAATTAAAAGATGATGAGGTGGAAAATTAAATGAAAGAATTCTCTTATTTATTGTGAGGTGTGGAAAATTAAATGAAAGATTTCTTTTATCTATTGTGGAATATAAATGAAAGGAAATGTTAACGAATGCCCTAAAGgtattggtttagaaaatatttttagaaaaaagttatgggaaaagaaaaaaagcaattaatttttttgatagttttttatatttcccataaaagtgatttattaacaattgccctaaAGGAATCTCGTTAACATGACCcataaatgaataataaaaatttaataaattattaaaatctttGCTTAGTTAGAAGGTTAAATGTGTtgggttctaaatatttaggaatAAATGTTTAAGTTCTAATTTTATGTAAGTTGGCAAAccaagaacaaaaacatgtctagttTAAGGAGCCAAGATCTGCAAGGCTAGACCAATCGAAGATCGCATCCTGCAAAATTTTAATCAAGCCAAAAGCCCGtgaaaacatttagggtttgtGTTCAACATTGCTtggtataaaagaaaaaccctaaatacatTTCATAGGTTCTTGAAAATCTTGTGAGTtactcttgtgagatttgtgagATTCCCTCTAACTCAACAACCATCTACTAGAAAGAAGATCTACATTCAAGAACTGGTGGATTAAGTTGCTACATACAAGATCATACAT
Protein-coding regions in this window:
- the LOC115953498 gene encoding LOW QUALITY PROTEIN: putative receptor-like protein kinase At3g47110 (The sequence of the model RefSeq protein was modified relative to this genomic sequence to represent the inferred CDS: inserted 1 base in 1 codon; substituted 1 base at 1 genomic stop codon), producing MEHPVMTTTQLFTLTFRAIFLLFLPLSVSKFSLAFTLSNETDKLALLEFKYQIIDSPLSVLASWNESFHFCQWVGVTCGNKHQRVIGLDXKNKRLVGNISPYIGNLSFLQSLDLSSNSFHGEIPSEAGYLTRLQNLNLSYNLLLGGEIPVNLSHCSNLRNLDLQKNQLVQGIPSELGFLSKLEILILDNNNLSGRFPPSLGNLSSLQNLSFASNNLEGEIPNTVAQMKSLKYFDVDTNNLSGVFPPSLYNLSSLTYIALTDNIFSGNLNPDLGIALQNLQILWMGENQFTGTIPVSLSNVSHFQHLDTVYNYFTGTIPTSFGNLKNLQKLGFGSNYLGNYSVDDLSFLSTLTNCSHLEKLDVSYNQLGGELPNSITNLSIQLTSLRLGGNLIGGSIPTYISNLVNLSELYLEQNILTGNLPPSIGKLSNLNALSMXCNKLTGEIPSSFGNLTHLLLLHLYNNSLEGSIPSSLGNCSYLLDVLLCHNKLNGTIPPELIGLPSLSIVLNVTHNSLTGSLPSEVGNLKLLVSLDVSYNKLSNKIPDQLGDCLSLETLYMQGNFFEGTIPDLGKLKGIQYLDLSHNTLFGQIPSYMVNFPVLQNLNLSFNNLEGEVPIEGVFRNASAVEVYGNSALCGGIKELHMQACPSQGSKKHRRHVAFKLILAISIAATFCLTSISLFTLSLLRKSKKKCLSISSFGRTYQKISYEELLNATNGFSLRNLIGSGNFGSVYKGKLGPDEPNVADKVLNLQKQGASKTFIVECEALRNIRHRNLVKIVTACSSIDFGGKDFKALVYEFMPNGSLEMWLHPEDELSQLRNLNLLQRMNIAIDVASTLLYLHHHCQTPIIHCDLKPSNILLDDDLTAHVSDFGLARLLSKSGKEAFLNQLSSAGIKGTIGYVAPEYGMGSQLSTNGDVYSFGIFLLEMFTGRRPIDELFKDDLNLHNFVKLALPGRAMEIVDQAVFNKAGENKNITKCLILVFKIGLACSAESPGDRTDMRRVALELLSIKGKFLSIETHEMKIQSSVNK